The Sphingobium aromaticiconvertens genome has a segment encoding these proteins:
- a CDS encoding TonB-dependent receptor domain-containing protein, with amino-acid sequence MNQPITQCASNLTGPDPSRASRAGGLNTRAAPFDRRSFQPEEVTDIEVGAKVDLFDRRLRANVAAFASKTKGAQRVIVAPINNNPSQYLQNAGNVNSKGLELEITALPWQGMKVTGGAAYLDSSYEAGTFVENRGTVLAPLLVDRSNEPVPQAPKWALNVGATQDWQLGFGVASIHVDYSWIDKKVIFYSTPTPGSSAAVVNDVAIANRLATLDSRGLLNGRISLALKNGVEVSLWARNLTKKEYFTYAFDVYNALGLTTVDQGDPRTFGAGVKYSF; translated from the coding sequence TTGAATCAACCCATCACCCAATGCGCAAGCAATTTAACAGGTCCTGACCCTAGCAGAGCTTCGCGGGCAGGTGGGCTGAATACACGTGCGGCGCCTTTCGATCGGCGCTCGTTCCAGCCGGAAGAAGTTACCGACATCGAGGTTGGCGCCAAGGTCGATCTGTTCGACAGGCGTCTACGCGCCAATGTCGCTGCCTTCGCATCCAAAACCAAGGGTGCCCAACGCGTGATTGTTGCCCCGATCAATAATAATCCGAGTCAATATCTACAAAATGCCGGCAACGTGAATTCAAAAGGCCTGGAGCTCGAAATAACCGCACTCCCCTGGCAGGGAATGAAAGTAACCGGCGGGGCCGCATACTTGGATTCCTCGTATGAGGCAGGTACTTTTGTGGAAAATCGTGGCACTGTCTTGGCGCCACTGTTGGTCGATCGCAGTAACGAACCTGTTCCGCAGGCACCCAAATGGGCGTTGAACGTGGGGGCGACGCAAGACTGGCAGTTGGGCTTTGGTGTGGCTTCAATTCACGTGGACTATTCCTGGATTGACAAAAAGGTGATCTTTTATTCCACGCCGACGCCTGGATCCTCGGCCGCTGTTGTAAATGATGTTGCAATAGCCAATCGTCTGGCCACACTCGACAGCCGTGGTTTGCTAAACGGACGGATTTCACTTGCCCTCAAAAATGGCGTCGAAGTTTCACTTTGGGCACGCAATCTGACTAAAAAGGAATATTTTACCTACGCTTTCGATGTTTACAATGCGTTGGGCCTTACCACTGTCGACCAAGGTGATCCCCGAACCTTCGGCGCAGGGGTTAAATACAGTTTTTGA
- a CDS encoding SDR family NAD(P)-dependent oxidoreductase, protein MGERFSGKVALVTAAASGIGEATAEAFASEGARLMIADIDIGGGERVAERLRATGAEAHFLRADGSSEEDVEQLVRRTVELFGALDVAANIVGGAFGDAPWPELHTKSVEGWDGTLAISLRSTFLALKHEIAYMIEHGGGTIVNVSSLAGMLYVPEGGPAYAAAKAGVIQLTKFAALNYADRGVRVNCIAPGVTITKGLENGVGAEAAKIMAERMIEGHAIKRPIRASEQAEAILWLASDATQMMTGQVIAVDGGWSAR, encoded by the coding sequence GTGGGTGAAAGATTCAGCGGCAAGGTCGCACTGGTGACGGCGGCCGCGTCCGGTATTGGCGAGGCAACGGCGGAGGCTTTTGCAAGCGAAGGCGCGCGATTGATGATAGCGGACATCGATATCGGTGGCGGTGAACGTGTGGCCGAACGCCTGAGGGCGACGGGAGCCGAAGCGCATTTTCTGCGCGCGGATGGCTCGTCGGAAGAGGATGTGGAACAGCTTGTCCGGAGGACGGTCGAGTTATTCGGGGCACTTGATGTTGCCGCAAATATTGTTGGCGGCGCGTTCGGCGATGCGCCGTGGCCAGAACTGCACACCAAGAGCGTTGAAGGCTGGGATGGCACTCTGGCCATTTCGCTCCGCAGTACGTTCTTGGCATTGAAGCACGAGATCGCTTACATGATCGAACATGGCGGCGGCACTATTGTGAACGTTTCGTCACTCGCTGGCATGCTTTATGTGCCTGAAGGAGGACCAGCCTACGCGGCCGCCAAGGCAGGTGTGATCCAACTCACGAAGTTCGCGGCGCTCAACTATGCCGACCGGGGCGTGCGCGTGAATTGCATCGCCCCCGGCGTGACGATCACCAAAGGCCTGGAAAACGGTGTGGGCGCGGAGGCGGCAAAGATCATGGCCGAGCGGATGATCGAGGGGCATGCGATCAAGCGGCCGATAAGGGCCAGCGAACAGGCAGAGGCCATCCTGTGGCTGGCATCCGATGCGACGCAAATGATGACAGGACAGGTAATCGCCGTCGATGGTGGCTGGTCGGCGCGGTAG
- a CDS encoding IS5 family transposase (programmed frameshift): protein MDVPFLLSEAQMRRIEPYFPLSHGVPRVDDRRIVSGIIYVIKHGLMWRDAPKEYGPHKTIYNRFIRWSRLGVFNKIFAGLAAKGGKPDQLMIDATHLKAHRTAASLLKKGMFPRRIGRTKGGLNSKLHAVCDGKGRPLIMLLSEGQMSDYKGAALMIDAFPKAKVLLGDKGYDADWFRAALADRKITACIPSKGNRKVPIPHDTALYRQRHKVENMFGRIKDWRRIHTRYDRCAHTFMSAICIAATVIFWINQ, encoded by the exons ATGGATGTTCCGTTTCTGCTGAGTGAGGCGCAGATGCGCCGGATCGAGCCGTATTTTCCCTTGTCTCATGGGGTGCCAAGAGTGGATGATCGGCGGATAGTGTCTGGGATCATTTACGTCATCAAGCACGGGCTGATGTGGCGCGACGCGCCCAAGGAGTATGGCCCACACAAGACGATCTACAATCGTTTCATCCGCTGGAGCAGGCTCGGCGTGTTCAACAAAATCTTCGCTGGCTTGGCAGCAAAGGGCGGCAAGCCCGACCAGTTGATGATCGATGCAACCCACCTGAAAGCACACCGGACGGCGGCAAGCCTGCTTAAAAAGGGGATGT TTCCCCGACGTATCGGACGCACCAAAGGCGGCCTGAACTCCAAGCTACATGCCGTATGCGATGGCAAAGGCCGACCGCTCATCATGCTGCTCAGTGAAGGGCAGATGAGCGATTATAAGGGCGCTGCACTGATGATCGATGCCTTCCCGAAGGCAAAGGTCCTGCTGGGCGACAAGGGCTATGACGCCGACTGGTTCCGCGCGGCACTGGCCGACCGCAAGATCACGGCCTGCATCCCGTCAAAGGGGAACCGGAAAGTGCCCATTCCACACGACACGGCGCTCTATAGACAGCGGCACAAAGTCGAGAATATGTTCGGCAGGATCAAGGACTGGCGGCGCATCCACACGCGCTACGATCGTTGCGCCCATACCTTCATGTCCGCCATCTGCATCGCCGCGACCGTTATATTCTGGATCAATCAATGA
- a CDS encoding IclR family transcriptional regulator: protein MGGRKIVDSRGEDPEAEQNSPANINKAAMRVLLVLSALAERNSPSEIKTLCTQLGMSRNMVFRALTTLVEQGYVVRDRVGNKYDIGYGVLNLRGHENPEPDIRSICHRFLQELHILTSESVFLSIFAGYNRFNIDGIEAKGPRVTHVQRGRPLPLHITITGRTMLAALTDAEIQDYIDAVTFSDFPEAIAATPEILWDEIKRIREEGFGFSRGETLPGLKLSNFAAFVVHDALGRPHASLTVGGPASRFTLERMNNLLPEMKLIIQRANLALRQFPAHIAFWRGDRPHD, encoded by the coding sequence ATGGGGGGGCGGAAAATAGTCGATTCGAGAGGCGAAGACCCGGAAGCCGAGCAGAATAGCCCTGCCAATATCAACAAAGCCGCCATGCGCGTATTGCTGGTGCTTTCTGCTCTCGCGGAACGAAATAGCCCTTCTGAGATCAAAACACTGTGTACCCAACTCGGTATGAGCCGGAATATGGTTTTCCGCGCGCTGACTACGTTGGTCGAGCAGGGCTATGTCGTTCGCGACCGGGTAGGCAACAAATATGATATCGGCTATGGCGTGCTCAATCTGCGTGGACACGAGAATCCAGAACCGGACATCCGTTCGATCTGTCACCGCTTTCTTCAAGAGTTACACATCCTGACGTCCGAAAGCGTCTTTTTGTCCATCTTCGCGGGGTATAATCGCTTCAACATCGACGGTATCGAGGCAAAGGGACCTCGTGTAACGCATGTGCAGCGCGGTCGACCGCTGCCGTTGCATATCACTATCACCGGGCGCACCATGCTGGCGGCACTCACCGACGCTGAAATCCAGGACTATATCGATGCTGTTACGTTCAGCGACTTTCCCGAGGCAATTGCCGCCACTCCCGAAATTCTGTGGGACGAAATCAAGCGCATTCGAGAAGAGGGTTTCGGTTTCTCCCGGGGCGAGACCTTGCCAGGTCTAAAGTTGTCCAATTTCGCGGCCTTTGTGGTCCATGACGCATTGGGACGGCCTCACGCATCGCTAACCGTGGGCGGTCCAGCCTCACGCTTTACCTTGGAACGGATGAACAATCTGCTACCGGAAATGAAGCTGATTATCCAGCGTGCGAATCTCGCTCTCCGGCAGTTCCCTGCCCACATTGCATTCTGGCGTGGTGACCGCCCCCATGACTAG
- a CDS encoding MFS transporter, which yields MLLSVSITIGGIAGFGIFLKPLLEYFGGGRAQITAIATVGLFASAGAALFTGWLLDRIDLKLVVLAGLLQTGLGYLIAAQADHYWMVLVAYVFLGSGASFAGLIPLTIIANNWFVEKKRAFAFSVGVVGVAAGPLGVNYLVTYCLEYLNWRWGYGILAAISFLVVVPLVVLFVQAAPLDKILSPNQSGGRPDLATTLPGLSLREALKGRAFWLLALIFAAYGVISTAVSFHLIALLTDRGFSLEGAATGFSAMLICAILGKPLFGALADRFGARLMLAAGLTLLALGLLGLSMGLPFFATVVSTSLFGFGAASAPVLVPMLQVEAFGGRRLGSLTSYIHTTQLVAGAIGGPLAGAVFDAYGSYLPIYLPLIGCAALCVSAPIGLTRFTELADKQQDADPIPVI from the coding sequence ATGCTCCTCAGCGTCAGCATCACCATCGGTGGGATCGCCGGCTTCGGCATTTTCCTGAAACCGTTGCTCGAATATTTCGGTGGCGGACGCGCGCAGATCACCGCAATCGCTACTGTTGGGCTGTTCGCTTCGGCCGGCGCGGCGCTTTTTACGGGATGGCTGCTCGATCGGATTGATCTCAAGTTGGTGGTGCTGGCGGGTCTGCTCCAAACCGGATTAGGCTATCTTATTGCTGCCCAGGCCGATCACTATTGGATGGTCCTGGTTGCTTATGTGTTTTTGGGATCGGGTGCCTCGTTTGCGGGGCTGATCCCGCTGACGATCATCGCCAACAATTGGTTCGTGGAAAAAAAGCGCGCTTTCGCTTTCTCGGTGGGCGTAGTCGGCGTCGCGGCGGGGCCTCTGGGGGTCAACTATCTGGTCACCTATTGTCTCGAATATCTGAACTGGCGATGGGGTTATGGGATACTCGCCGCTATTAGCTTCTTGGTTGTGGTTCCGCTTGTGGTTCTGTTCGTGCAAGCAGCCCCGCTCGATAAAATCCTATCGCCGAACCAATCAGGCGGTCGCCCGGATCTTGCCACCACCTTACCGGGCCTCAGCCTCCGTGAGGCGCTCAAGGGACGTGCGTTCTGGCTGCTTGCGCTGATTTTCGCTGCCTATGGCGTCATCTCGACAGCGGTATCGTTTCACTTGATTGCGCTGCTGACCGATCGCGGCTTTTCGCTGGAAGGTGCAGCCACAGGTTTTTCGGCGATGCTGATCTGCGCCATATTGGGCAAACCGCTGTTCGGGGCGCTCGCCGACCGGTTTGGTGCCCGTTTGATGCTGGCCGCTGGGCTGACCCTGCTGGCTCTTGGGCTTTTAGGCCTCTCAATGGGCCTCCCGTTCTTTGCCACGGTGGTTTCGACCTCGCTGTTCGGCTTTGGTGCGGCGTCGGCCCCAGTGTTAGTGCCAATGCTGCAGGTCGAAGCGTTTGGCGGCCGTCGGCTGGGCTCGTTGACCAGCTATATCCATACAACACAACTGGTCGCCGGCGCGATCGGGGGCCCGTTGGCCGGCGCTGTCTTCGATGCCTATGGCAGTTATTTGCCCATTTATTTGCCGCTGATCGGCTGCGCTGCGCTTTGCGTTTCCGCGCCAATCGGGTTGACCCGTTTCACTGAGCTTGCGGACAAGCAGCAGGATGCTGATCCCATCCCGGTGATATGA
- a CDS encoding LLM class flavin-dependent oxidoreductase — MKLGMFMMPFHSLDRSYREMYDMDTQAAIHADACGFEELWVGEHYTAKVEPISNTLQFMSSLIPVTKNMKLCPGVLNLPQHNPVRVAADVAMFDNMSGGRFIMGIGPGGLGSDLEIFDTMPKDRNAMMIECAEMVQQIWQSNQAPFHLKGEYWNHDLQKAVHPDLGIGIIPKPLQDPFPAFCISAMSPHSGTAALAGTKGWNLISANFNAPWVIRSHWDVHSKAIEAEGRTADPSTWRVCRSILVTDTMEQANAFLADRNNSISHYYDYMVTLLRRTGRGRIQALLPTESSEEDDVSLQTCLDSMVIAGTPDVVAEKISAFRDEVGPFGTLLMAFHEWDDEALWRRSYELLAEKVLPAVNA, encoded by the coding sequence ATGAAACTCGGCATGTTCATGATGCCATTCCATTCTCTCGATCGTAGCTATCGAGAGATGTATGATATGGATACGCAGGCTGCGATCCATGCCGATGCATGCGGTTTCGAGGAGCTTTGGGTCGGCGAGCATTACACCGCAAAGGTGGAACCGATTTCGAACACACTGCAATTCATGTCTTCCCTCATTCCCGTCACGAAGAACATGAAGCTGTGTCCGGGTGTTTTGAACCTGCCCCAGCACAACCCCGTACGCGTCGCTGCCGATGTGGCCATGTTCGACAACATGTCGGGTGGCCGCTTTATCATGGGCATCGGCCCCGGTGGGCTGGGTTCCGATCTGGAAATTTTCGATACAATGCCCAAGGATCGGAACGCGATGATGATCGAATGCGCCGAAATGGTGCAACAGATCTGGCAATCCAACCAGGCGCCGTTCCATTTGAAAGGCGAATACTGGAATCACGACCTGCAGAAGGCCGTCCACCCGGATCTGGGTATCGGCATTATTCCGAAACCGTTGCAGGATCCCTTCCCTGCCTTTTGCATTTCGGCGATGAGCCCACATTCCGGTACAGCCGCGCTGGCCGGCACCAAGGGGTGGAATCTGATTTCCGCAAACTTCAATGCGCCATGGGTCATCCGTTCGCATTGGGATGTTCACAGCAAGGCCATCGAAGCCGAAGGTCGCACAGCGGATCCCTCGACCTGGCGTGTGTGCAGGTCGATCCTTGTTACGGATACAATGGAACAGGCGAACGCCTTTCTGGCGGATCGCAATAACTCCATCAGCCACTATTATGATTACATGGTGACATTGTTGCGTAGGACAGGTCGCGGGCGCATTCAGGCCCTTCTCCCCACAGAGAGTTCCGAAGAAGACGATGTGTCGTTGCAGACCTGCCTCGATTCCATGGTGATCGCCGGCACGCCAGACGTGGTCGCTGAAAAAATCTCGGCGTTCCGCGACGAAGTTGGCCCGTTCGGTACGCTGCTGATGGCGTTTCATGAATGGGATGACGAAGCCTTGTGGCGCCGTTCGTATGAACTGTTGGCAGAGAAAGTCTTACCTGCCGTCAATGCGTAA
- a CDS encoding SDR family oxidoreductase, producing MASAMDDFAGKVVLVTGGASGIGLAATKIFAGRGAAVGIADIDVAGGRAAAAAINESGGRALFVETDVTDEPAVAHLVDTVVSELGGLHCAFNNAAYGGRMVPFEQSTLAEWNRVMTITLTSVYLCMKHEISHMLSAGGGAIVNTSSGAGIVGCPRFEAYSAAKHGVLGLTKSAAMEFARSNIRINAICPGHTDTPMQAQLTDGDPELKEWIMSTTTTGRMANPAEVAAAAVWLCSKEASFVSGDSMMVDMGIVCR from the coding sequence ATGGCGAGTGCTATGGATGATTTCGCGGGTAAGGTAGTGCTGGTTACCGGCGGCGCGAGCGGAATAGGCCTCGCGGCGACGAAGATCTTCGCGGGCCGTGGTGCTGCGGTCGGGATCGCCGATATCGATGTGGCGGGCGGACGAGCCGCCGCTGCGGCCATTAATGAATCGGGTGGCCGTGCATTGTTCGTCGAAACCGATGTGACCGACGAACCGGCGGTCGCGCATCTTGTGGATACGGTCGTCTCCGAACTGGGCGGGTTGCATTGCGCGTTCAACAATGCGGCCTATGGTGGCAGGATGGTCCCTTTCGAGCAATCGACACTGGCCGAATGGAACCGTGTTATGACGATCACGCTGACATCGGTCTACTTGTGCATGAAACACGAGATTTCGCATATGTTGAGCGCTGGCGGCGGCGCGATCGTCAACACCTCATCGGGCGCGGGCATCGTGGGGTGTCCGCGCTTCGAAGCCTATTCGGCCGCCAAGCACGGGGTTCTGGGGCTCACCAAATCGGCCGCTATGGAATTTGCACGCAGCAATATCCGCATAAACGCAATTTGCCCCGGGCATACGGACACGCCGATGCAAGCCCAGCTTACAGACGGCGATCCAGAGCTGAAAGAATGGATCATGAGCACCACCACCACCGGGCGCATGGCTAACCCGGCCGAGGTTGCTGCTGCCGCAGTCTGGCTTTGCTCAAAGGAAGCTTCCTTCGTATCGGGCGATAGCATGATGGTCGATATGGGCATCGTCTGCCGCTAA
- a CDS encoding IclR family transcriptional regulator: MTSKINTSSQHIFDILKMLSEASRPLGVKDVSQELGLPPSTTHRGLTTLLSVGYAARYQSSATYMIGDIAQRVRHAFYMRQKIRDLSLPYLQQLAFMTGETVTLNIRLGWYAVRIQTIPGTNEIISFPELGEVQFLDQSASARVILAHMPESDVRHFLRWRGKNETSSSGLRLIRNLREIAEKGYDTDARGYAEGPVALAFPVCYGGKGIASVTIEGAIFSGDNMKPGELRRFQDTVARIDSVAAKESVEDILPFDHLDPDTIALTVTE, encoded by the coding sequence ATGACTAGCAAAATCAATACCTCTTCGCAGCACATTTTCGACATTCTCAAAATGTTGAGTGAAGCGTCTCGGCCGCTGGGCGTAAAGGATGTAAGTCAAGAACTTGGGTTGCCGCCAAGCACAACCCATCGCGGGCTAACTACACTTTTGAGCGTGGGCTATGCTGCACGCTACCAGTCTTCGGCGACATATATGATCGGCGATATTGCCCAGCGTGTACGCCACGCCTTTTACATGCGCCAGAAGATCAGAGACCTTAGCCTTCCCTACTTGCAGCAACTGGCCTTCATGACGGGCGAGACTGTCACGTTGAACATAAGATTGGGATGGTATGCTGTCCGGATTCAGACGATTCCTGGGACAAATGAAATCATCAGTTTTCCTGAACTGGGCGAGGTGCAATTTCTGGATCAAAGCGCCAGCGCGCGCGTCATCCTTGCGCACATGCCCGAGAGCGACGTCCGGCATTTCCTGCGTTGGCGGGGCAAAAATGAGACCTCGTCAAGCGGATTGCGATTGATCCGCAATTTGCGAGAGATAGCCGAAAAAGGCTATGATACGGACGCGCGAGGGTATGCAGAAGGTCCGGTCGCCCTGGCGTTCCCGGTTTGCTATGGCGGCAAGGGCATCGCCTCGGTCACCATTGAGGGAGCAATATTCAGCGGCGACAACATGAAGCCCGGTGAACTGCGTAGATTTCAAGACACAGTAGCTAGGATCGATAGCGTCGCCGCGAAGGAGTCCGTCGAGGACATATTGCCATTCGACCATCTAGATCCCGATACGATTGCGCTTACCGTGACAGAATGA
- a CDS encoding alpha/beta fold hydrolase: protein MNENPEIGQSVQAAGLATNFLEQGKGQPVLMIHGSGPGVTGYANWRLTMPALAENHRVIAPDIPGFGYTERPVDGKYGLDFWTHHMVSFLDALGIEKTHLVGNSFGGALSLALAARHPDRVDKLVLMGAVGTNFDLTWGLDQVWGYTPSMENMRRLIGIFAYNSALVTDDLVNSRYQASMRPGFQESYARLFPEPRQKQISGLATSEADIAKIPHPTLIVHGRDDKVIPLSNSVKLNHLIRQSELHIFGECGHWTQIEKKDRFNRLIGDFLAS from the coding sequence ATGAACGAAAATCCTGAAATCGGGCAATCTGTCCAGGCTGCGGGCCTCGCCACCAATTTCCTTGAACAGGGGAAGGGTCAGCCGGTACTGATGATTCATGGCTCCGGTCCTGGTGTGACCGGCTATGCAAATTGGCGATTGACCATGCCTGCCCTTGCCGAAAATCACCGGGTGATTGCTCCTGACATCCCCGGTTTTGGCTATACCGAGCGTCCTGTCGACGGCAAATATGGCCTCGATTTCTGGACCCACCACATGGTTTCTTTCCTCGATGCGCTGGGGATCGAAAAAACGCATTTGGTGGGAAATTCGTTTGGCGGCGCGCTCAGTCTTGCATTGGCGGCACGGCACCCCGACCGGGTGGACAAACTCGTACTGATGGGGGCAGTAGGGACGAATTTCGACCTCACCTGGGGACTCGATCAGGTGTGGGGATACACACCTTCCATGGAAAATATGCGTCGTCTTATCGGCATATTTGCCTATAACAGCGCCTTGGTAACCGACGATCTGGTAAATTCCCGATATCAGGCAAGTATGCGGCCAGGCTTCCAGGAAAGCTACGCCCGGCTTTTCCCTGAACCCAGACAGAAGCAAATTTCCGGATTGGCAACTTCAGAAGCTGATATCGCAAAAATCCCCCATCCCACACTGATCGTACACGGGCGGGACGACAAGGTCATCCCCTTGTCGAATAGCGTAAAACTCAATCATCTCATCAGGCAATCGGAGCTGCACATCTTTGGCGAGTGCGGTCATTGGACTCAGATCGAAAAAAAGGATCGTTTCAATCGCTTGATCGGAGACTTCCTGGCCTCTTGA
- a CDS encoding TonB-dependent receptor, which yields MSTKQFRIRILNDRSAKKCLLRASTAALLLPMMPTSTYAQVGSAGELTKASPASQSSSQLGDIVVTARKQSERLQTSPVAITAVTAEAIARNQIASVSDLQKIAPSITMATGGSGGAGLVYVSIRGQVANEANSASDPAVATYVDGVYFARPTAGNLGFLDVAQIEVLRGPQGTLFGRNTTGGAVTITTVQPTGQFEGYVKGDLGNFSSRKIEGAVTVPIQGDQLAVRIAAQYGSHDGYFNNPLTGKGVQDLDGGWAARMTMKWAPENIPLTLTLSADTSGFDDHGQPVAVAGINTALRPFGPGGPSIGDIFAGAGFNPANYIYRKGVNFGLSPTLPSTGIAEIDIPRDRGRQSGVSATVSFDVGSWNIKSISSWRNNNTYNSFDFDGTPLRLLATGNRFLQDQYSEELQVNKNFGSLGIIGGLYYFKENGMEQSMVEVFGAVGNPPSLNKADFKSISKGAFIQANYSFTEKLRGTAGYRHTWDTRSIVRRNINVLADPTSCTDTIPLTAAGCFQPLSATFDYPAWTVSLDYKATENAFLYIKSRVRTH from the coding sequence ATGTCAACGAAGCAATTTCGTATTCGAATTCTTAATGATCGCTCGGCGAAAAAATGCCTGTTGCGAGCATCGACCGCCGCCCTGCTGCTACCGATGATGCCGACATCAACATATGCTCAGGTCGGATCGGCGGGCGAACTGACAAAGGCATCCCCCGCCAGCCAGAGTAGCAGCCAACTTGGAGACATTGTCGTCACCGCGCGGAAGCAATCGGAGCGGTTGCAAACCAGCCCGGTCGCCATCACTGCCGTTACTGCGGAAGCGATCGCCAGGAATCAGATCGCATCGGTGTCCGACCTGCAGAAAATCGCGCCTAGCATAACGATGGCGACGGGTGGTTCGGGTGGCGCCGGCCTGGTGTATGTATCCATTCGCGGTCAAGTCGCCAACGAGGCCAACTCTGCGTCGGATCCCGCTGTCGCCACTTATGTCGACGGCGTGTATTTCGCCCGACCGACCGCCGGGAATCTGGGTTTTCTTGACGTAGCTCAGATCGAAGTTCTGCGCGGTCCTCAAGGAACCCTGTTTGGACGCAACACAACGGGCGGCGCGGTGACCATTACCACGGTCCAGCCGACTGGTCAGTTTGAAGGTTACGTGAAGGGCGACTTGGGTAATTTCTCGTCAAGAAAGATCGAAGGTGCCGTAACTGTACCGATTCAGGGTGATCAGTTGGCTGTTCGCATCGCAGCGCAATATGGTTCGCATGACGGCTATTTCAACAATCCCCTGACAGGCAAGGGAGTTCAGGATTTGGATGGCGGCTGGGCTGCGCGGATGACGATGAAATGGGCACCGGAAAATATCCCGCTCACTCTGACTCTGTCGGCGGATACTTCCGGCTTTGACGATCACGGCCAGCCGGTTGCGGTGGCCGGAATTAACACGGCGCTCCGCCCATTTGGGCCAGGCGGGCCAAGCATTGGTGACATCTTCGCGGGGGCTGGATTTAACCCGGCAAACTATATCTACAGGAAGGGTGTGAATTTTGGCCTGAGCCCCACTTTGCCCAGTACCGGTATTGCCGAGATCGATATTCCCAGGGACCGGGGGCGGCAATCGGGCGTCTCCGCGACGGTGAGTTTTGATGTCGGTTCGTGGAATATAAAATCAATCAGCTCATGGCGGAATAACAACACATATAACAGCTTTGATTTCGACGGAACGCCATTAAGGCTACTTGCGACAGGAAATCGGTTTCTTCAGGATCAATACAGCGAAGAATTGCAAGTTAACAAGAATTTCGGTAGTTTAGGTATAATTGGTGGATTGTACTATTTCAAAGAAAATGGAATGGAGCAGTCCATGGTTGAAGTATTTGGGGCTGTTGGCAATCCACCTTCTTTGAACAAGGCTGATTTCAAGTCTATTTCCAAGGGGGCTTTCATCCAGGCGAACTACTCATTCACCGAGAAGTTGCGCGGAACAGCTGGTTATCGCCATACATGGGACACGCGCAGCATTGTGCGCCGGAATATCAACGTCCTGGCCGATCCCACCAGTTGTACTGACACCATCCCGCTTACGGCCGCAGGGTGTTTTCAACCGTTGAGCGCAACCTTCGATTATCCCGCCTGGACGGTTAGCCTGGATTACAAGGCAACGGAAAACGCATTCCTCTATATCAAATCTAGGGTCAGGACTCATTGA
- a CDS encoding alpha/beta hydrolase yields the protein MRDAPNNAPYQSIWTHLHGLDFEQRYIKAGAVRTRYAHAGRRSAPAVIMLHGTGGHWESFCANLAAHAEHYDCYALDFVGSGLSDKPAHPYEIATYVEHVLNFMSALNLEKASIIGVSLGSWVAAAIAIAAPERVEKLVLLSAAGYFSTAANRAQIKKDRGGSAADPSWERIKGIFSRLLAREEARIDDLIGLRQALYSMPGAAEAMQNVLVLQNPDIRQKNLIQDDGWRAIVAPALVVGSLADSDEYLDTARIVSKLIPDASYVEMEGVGHWPQFEDPETFNRLSVAFLKGG from the coding sequence ATGCGTGATGCACCCAACAACGCCCCCTATCAAAGTATCTGGACCCATTTGCATGGTCTGGATTTTGAGCAACGCTACATCAAGGCTGGGGCTGTGCGTACCCGTTATGCCCACGCTGGGCGCCGCAGCGCCCCCGCCGTCATCATGTTGCATGGTACCGGCGGGCATTGGGAATCCTTTTGCGCCAACCTTGCAGCTCACGCCGAGCACTACGATTGTTACGCACTCGACTTTGTAGGTTCAGGACTTTCCGACAAACCGGCACATCCCTACGAGATTGCGACTTATGTTGAACATGTGCTCAATTTCATGAGCGCGCTCAACCTGGAAAAGGCCTCGATCATCGGCGTGTCTTTAGGGTCCTGGGTTGCTGCGGCTATAGCCATCGCAGCTCCGGAAAGGGTTGAGAAACTGGTATTGCTGTCGGCAGCCGGCTATTTCTCCACCGCCGCAAACCGCGCCCAAATAAAAAAGGATCGCGGGGGTAGCGCGGCCGATCCCAGTTGGGAACGGATCAAGGGAATTTTTTCGCGCCTGCTGGCACGCGAAGAGGCACGGATCGACGATTTGATAGGCTTGAGGCAGGCGCTGTACAGCATGCCAGGGGCAGCCGAAGCTATGCAGAACGTGCTCGTGCTGCAAAATCCGGATATCCGCCAGAAGAACCTGATCCAGGATGACGGCTGGCGAGCGATTGTCGCGCCGGCGCTCGTTGTCGGGTCGCTGGCGGATTCTGACGAATATCTCGACACGGCACGAATTGTCTCGAAACTCATTCCAGACGCTTCATATGTTGAAATGGAGGGTGTCGGCCACTGGCCGCAATTCGAGGACCCCGAAACGTTCAACCGACTGTCGGTTGCTTTTCTTAAAGGCGGATAG